Genomic window (Saccharothrix australiensis):
CGCAGGTGCTCGGCGCGTCCGCGTTCGCCGCCCTCCAGCGCAGGCGGTGGTGGCGGCGCAAGCGCGCGGTCGTCCCGTCGACGCGGATCACCCTGACCGCCGAACAGGTCGAGCGGGCACGGGCCGCCGTCGTCGCGCACGGCATGACGCTGGGGCTGTCGGAGGCGGAGGCGACCATGCTGGCCGACGCCGTGCACGGCGCGCTGCGCAGGGCCGACGACGAGTGAGCGCGCCCGCCGTCGACGACCGGCCCCGGCCGGTGCAGGCGCCCGCACCCGACCGCCCGTGGTGGGCCTACGTGCTGGTGTGGGTCGCGCTGGCGGTCATCGGGGCGGGCGCGGGCCAGGCGCTGTTCACCACCCTCGACCTGGGCGACACCGTCGGCACGCAGGTGTGCCTGGTGCGCAACGGGATCTCCGTGGACGGCGCGGACCCGGTGACGACCGACCAGTCGGTGTACGGGTCGTGCGTGCGCGACTACTTCCGCGTGCAGGCCACCGCCGTCCTCGCCGGCGCCGTCGCCCTCCCGGTCGCCGCGTGGCTGCTCATGCTGCTGGGCGGCGTCGGCACGCGGTGGCGGCTGCGGCCGGGCGCGGTCGCCGGGATGCCCGCGGGCGCGGAGCGCCTGACCGGGCGCTTCGCCGAGCTGTGCGACAGCCAGGGCCTGACCGGGCGGCACCGGCCGCGCCTGGTGCTCGCGCCGCCGGGGACCGGTGTGGCGCAGGCGTTCACCACCGGCCTGCCCGGATCGCGCCCGTGGGTGGTCGTCCCGCTGTCCTACGCCTACGCCGACCCGGCCGCGTTCGACGCGGTGGCCGCCCACGAGCTGGGCCACGTCCGCTCCCGCGACGTGCTGTGGGCCTCGGCCGTGTGGTGGGCCGGGTGGTTGGCCGTGCCCGCGCTGCTGCTCGCCCTGGTCCCGTTGGCGGGCACGCCCGCCGTGGCGTGGGACGCCTACCGCGGCGCGCTGGTCGTCGCGGTGGCCGTGGCGGTGGCGATGTTCGTGCTGCGCGCGGGGTTGCTGCGCCGCCGCGAGCTGGCCGCCGACCGCCACGTGGTCGAGGTGCTGGCCGACCCGAACGCGGTGGCGGCCCTCGTCCGGCCCTCGGGGAAGCGCAGGGCGGGTGTGTTCGCCACCCACCCCACGGCCGGTGACCGGCTGGCCGCGGGCCTGGCGACGCGCCACCCCGAGGGCGGCTTCGTCGTCACCGTCGCGGTCGGCGTCGTGGCGATGGCGGCACACCACGTCGCGTTCTCCGTCCTGAGCAGCCTGCGGTGGACGTTCGACGCCGACGTGACCGCCTCGGCCCCGGTGGTCGCGGCGGTGCTGTGGTCGTCGGTGGTGGTGCCCTTGTGGACCAGGCGGGCGCCGGTCACCCCCGGTCGGTGGACCGGTCCGCTGGCCGGTGCGGTGGTGGGGCTCGTCGTCGGGTACCTCCTCCAGCCGCCCGGCGTGATCACCGTCCTCGCCGCCACACCGGGGCGTGGCCTGCTGCTGGTGCTGTTGTTGTTGCCGGGCTTGGTGTTGGCCGCGTTCGCGGCCGCCCTGCTCGCCGCGGGACTGGCCGCCCGCCTCACCGTCCACTCCGGACACCCGCGTCTCCGCCGGTTCGGCGCGGTGCTCGCGGTGACGTCCGCCCTCTCCGCGCTCTGGGGCACCGTCATCGCGGCCACGACGGCCCACGTCGTCACCGAGGGCGTCGGGTCGATCCGGTGGTTCCTGGTGGTCAACGGCGACGACCGGGTCTGGCGTTACGCGGCGGCGCTGGTCCTCGTCGGGCTGGTCCTCGCCGTCTTGCGCACCCGTCCGGGACGTCCCGCCCTGGCGGTGAGCGCGGTCGCCGCCGTGACCGGTGGGGTGGCGGCGGCCCTGTCCTGGCAACTCCGTTCGGGTGGCGGGCTCTCCGACGCCCGGAGCGACTTCCTGACCCACCAGGGCTGGTGGATCTGCGCACTCGCCGGGCTGGTCGCCGTCGCGGCCGTGGTGGTGGTCAACGGCGGCGCGCCGGCCGAGGTGCCGATCGCGGTCCTTTGTGGACTGACGGTGACCGTGTCGGCCGGTGCCGTCCAGTACGCGGCG
Coding sequences:
- a CDS encoding M48 family metalloprotease, translated to MSAPAVDDRPRPVQAPAPDRPWWAYVLVWVALAVIGAGAGQALFTTLDLGDTVGTQVCLVRNGISVDGADPVTTDQSVYGSCVRDYFRVQATAVLAGAVALPVAAWLLMLLGGVGTRWRLRPGAVAGMPAGAERLTGRFAELCDSQGLTGRHRPRLVLAPPGTGVAQAFTTGLPGSRPWVVVPLSYAYADPAAFDAVAAHELGHVRSRDVLWASAVWWAGWLAVPALLLALVPLAGTPAVAWDAYRGALVVAVAVAVAMFVLRAGLLRRRELAADRHVVEVLADPNAVAALVRPSGKRRAGVFATHPTAGDRLAAGLATRHPEGGFVVTVAVGVVAMAAHHVAFSVLSSLRWTFDADVTASAPVVAAVLWSSVVVPLWTRRAPVTPGRWTGPLAGAVVGLVVGYLLQPPGVITVLAATPGRGLLLVLLLLPGLVLAAFAAALLAAGLAARLTVHSGHPRLRRFGAVLAVTSALSALWGTVIAATTAHVVTEGVGSIRWFLVVNGDDRVWRYAAALVLVGLVLAVLRTRPGRPALAVSAVAAVTGGVAAALSWQLRSGGGLSDARSDFLTHQGWWICALAGLVAVAAVVVVNGGAPAEVPIAVLCGLTVTVSAGAVQYAAVWIGSGVRSDFFRESLRMPGWLLLLALAGAAPLIAAVVAVTRRREPRGGAVRWAAGAGGVTALLSLLLVAGGLSSVTVVEGDLARPDARSRPTSTEAAPPSSPPEASVEPERPLDQQAATTALSDVPGVLPPGAKSAPDAAETSSTLVPDTCDAAAKRTAANKKALPRAAEAEQRFTFPLGDAPDGGTISVSVTSHPAAPPGFSDLDAENEACARFRLPSERQDDGYLDCRITARPAHDFPLARKRNVTAQGRIKGVPMVVVVHDYAATFGLNRVEVSLSWFYLTAAPPQAVLDEADRIATSAMNVIAARL